A genomic window from Silene latifolia isolate original U9 population chromosome Y, ASM4854445v1, whole genome shotgun sequence includes:
- the LOC141628587 gene encoding protein FAR1-RELATED SEQUENCE 5-like: MGNLCTCDLVHNHDLNPKISRHVVNYRHISEYFKTRLMLNDRAGIPITRNFNTLVREVGGIHNLHFNGQDARNFINSERRKIMFRGDAKEVLNYFEGLKAQNPDFYYAVERVADNKLLNIFWSDARCRAMYKAFGDPSSFDSTFLSNRYQMSFCPFVRVNHHGNTILYAAALISYEDTESFEKTPSHSSGCLRSGWNV; encoded by the coding sequence ATGggaaatttgtgtacttgtgattTGGTACATAATCACGATTTGAATCCTAAAATTAGCCGGCATGTAGTCAATTATAGGCACATAAGCGAATATTTCAAGACCAGGTTGATGTTGAACGACAGAGCTGGCATACCAATTACCCGGAACTTCAACACATTAGTTAGGGAGGTTGGAGGGATTCATAATCTACATTTCAATGGACAGGACGCGAGAAACTTCATCAACAGCGAACGTCGCAAAATTATGTTTCGTGGTGACGCTAAAGAGGTCTTAAATTATTTCGAGGGCTTAAAAGCGCAGAATCCAGATTTTTACTACGCTGTTGAAAGGGTCGCGGATAATAAGCTGTTGAACATTTTCTGGTCTGATGCACGATGTCGTGCCATGTACAAGGCTTTTGGTGACCCATCGTCGTTCGATAGTACATTCCTAAGCAACAGGTACCAGATGTCTTTCTGTCCATTCGTTAGAGTTAATCATCACGGAAATACAATATTATATGCAGCGGCTTTAATTTCATACGAAGACACCGAGTCATTCGAGAAGACACCGAGTCATTCGAGTGGGTGTTTGAGAAGTGGATGGAATGTATGA
- the LOC141628586 gene encoding protein FAR1-RELATED SEQUENCE 5-like, translated as MEGEIKKVFPETKHRLCLWHILQNADKNLKDHPQFPQIDRDLRTLVHESITEEELQDMWDDFMEKYNLRRNKWLRGAWDMRQRWMPVFWKDTFCPGMSSTQRNEQTNRFIKTYMSIETGLMQFMKHYEDAMEKKVEDEKVNNAKDIKSPLKWDPMILFEDIFSKIYTNIGERWRGIWLYKHQHRNSSK; from the coding sequence ATGGAGGGGGAAATCAAGAAAGTGTTCCCGGAGACTAAACATAGATTATGCCTTTGGCATATTCTTCAAAACGCTGATAAGAATTTAAAAGACCACCCACAATTTCCTCAGATTGACAGAGATTTGCGTACGCTTGTGCACGAGAGTATCACAGAGGAGGAACTGCAAGATATGTGGGACGATTTCATGGAAAAATACAACTTGCGACGCAACAAATGGTTGAGGGGTGCATGGGATATGAGACAGCGGTGGATGCCTGTTTTTTGGAAAGACACTTTCTGTCCGGGTATGTCTTCTACTCAGAGGAATGAACAAACAAACAGATTTATTAAAACGTACATGAGCATAGAAACCGGCCTGATGCAATTCATGAAGCACTACGAGGATGCCATGGAGAAAAAGGTGGAGGACGAGAAAGTCAATAACGCCAAAGACATTAAGAGCCCACTTAAATGGGATCCCATGATATTATTCGAGGATATCTTTAGTAAGATCTACACAAACATAGGGGAGAGGTGGCGAGGTATATGGTTGTATAAGCACCAACATCGAAACTCTTCCAAATAG